A region of Staphylococcus sp. IVB6181 DNA encodes the following proteins:
- a CDS encoding YSIRK-type signal peptide-containing protein (The YSIRK form of extended signal peptide directs nascent proteins to the cross-wall site, while signal peptides lacking YSIRK direct proteins instead to the cell pole. A large fraction of YSIRK proteins are surface proteins anchored by sortase-mediated processing of a C-terminal LPXTG motif.) produces MKKNNSKYNTYAIRKYTAGASSALIASFVFVGLSTSAHAEEVQPAATQPETSVQTEHTDKAVSQGESEPVLDSGFSHVQRTTQSEPSTSSQQSEAAQTETSEHNDLLLDAEFSHVQREDAAQDNVRSSSAPKKEQDDANASSETVIDPEFSHVRRPHLPKAPSISEGDVSQEQSFETDSSKQGVNNTTENQNQLDEGFSVVRRDQQESQDVAQIAAAQVKEKDNTFKRPSTDELSPKVSPAPVDKTTKQQETAVTRVKPVSAPGTGETQSEPTPESSHIDKENPQATALRSTQQPAEQKQETLSKTTQQQSINKYPVIFVHGFMGFTGDVKPDLYPNYWGGDKYRIVDGLREKGYDAYEASVGAFSSNYDRAVELYYYIKGGTVDYGAAHAEKYGHARYGRTYTGVFHDWEPGKKVHMVGHSMGGQTIRLLEHFLRFGNQEEIDYQRQHGGTISPLFEGGKDNMNCLNYYTWYAAQRFSCRRSYR; encoded by the coding sequence ATGAAGAAAAATAATTCAAAATATAACACATATGCCATTCGAAAATATACAGCAGGTGCAAGTTCTGCTTTAATTGCCTCTTTTGTCTTCGTGGGATTAAGTACATCAGCACATGCAGAAGAAGTGCAGCCTGCGGCAACTCAACCAGAAACATCTGTTCAAACTGAGCATACAGATAAAGCAGTGTCTCAAGGAGAATCAGAGCCAGTGTTGGATTCTGGCTTTTCGCATGTTCAACGTACCACTCAGTCTGAACCCTCAACATCATCACAGCAATCTGAGGCGGCACAAACTGAAACATCAGAACATAATGACCTGCTTTTGGATGCAGAATTTTCACATGTCCAACGTGAAGATGCAGCCCAAGATAATGTGCGTTCATCATCAGCACCAAAAAAGGAACAAGATGATGCTAATGCTTCATCTGAAACAGTGATTGATCCAGAATTTTCACATGTTCGACGTCCACATCTGCCAAAAGCGCCATCGATCAGCGAAGGTGACGTGTCACAAGAGCAGTCTTTTGAAACAGATAGTTCAAAACAGGGTGTGAACAATACAACAGAGAATCAGAATCAGCTGGATGAAGGATTTTCTGTGGTTCGACGCGACCAGCAAGAAAGTCAGGATGTCGCACAAATTGCGGCAGCACAAGTTAAAGAAAAGGATAATACATTTAAGCGTCCAAGTACAGATGAGCTATCACCGAAGGTGAGCCCTGCGCCGGTTGATAAGACAACGAAGCAACAAGAAACAGCTGTGACACGTGTAAAACCTGTTTCTGCACCTGGAACGGGCGAAACGCAATCTGAACCGACACCTGAATCATCGCATATAGACAAAGAAAATCCTCAAGCAACTGCGCTGCGTTCTACTCAACAGCCTGCAGAACAAAAGCAAGAAACATTATCGAAAACGACACAACAACAGTCTATCAATAAATATCCAGTTATCTTTGTACACGGCTTTATGGGCTTTACCGGAGATGTTAAGCCTGATTTATATCCTAATTATTGGGGCGGCGATAAATATCGTATTGTCGACGGTTTAAGAGAAAAGGGCTATGATGCTTATGAAGCAAGTGTCGGTGCTTTCAGCAGCAACTATGATCGTGCAGTCGAACTTTATTATTATATTAAAGGCGGTACTGTAGACTACGGTGCAGCACATGCAGAAAAGTATGGTCATGCACGCTATGGACGTACATATACTGGTGTCTTTCATGATTGGGAACCTGGTAAAAAGGTACACATGGTAGGGCATAGTATGGGCGGACAAACGATCCGTTTATTAGAACATTTCTTACGTTTTGGCAACCAAGAAGAAATCGATTACCAACGCCAGCATGGCGGTACAATTTCTCCGTTATTTGAAGGCGGAAAAGATAATATGAATTGCCTCAATTACTACACTTGGTACGCCGCACAACGGTTCAGCTGCCGCAGATCGTATCGGTAA
- the rsmI gene encoding 16S rRNA (cytidine(1402)-2'-O)-methyltransferase, with the protein MGTLYLVGTPIGNLADITFRAVDTLKAVDVIACEDTRVTKKLCHHYEITTPLKSYHEHNKASQTEPLIETLLEGQSIALVSDAGLPLISDPGYELVVRAREAGIEVVPIPGPNAGLTALMGSGLPSFVYTFIGFLPRKAKEKKAVLEQRMFEDSTVIIYESPFRVADTLKVIAEIDENRPVAVGRELTKKFEEIQTAPVSELIAALANGDILTKGEFVILIEGAEQKEETEWFSELDIHEHVAHYIRQNMKPKKAIKQTAEDRQMKTGEVYDIYHGIK; encoded by the coding sequence ATGGGAACACTTTATTTAGTCGGGACACCCATCGGCAATTTAGCAGATATTACATTTCGTGCTGTAGACACTTTAAAAGCAGTAGATGTCATTGCTTGCGAAGATACACGTGTAACTAAGAAGTTGTGTCATCATTATGAGATTACAACACCGTTGAAATCTTATCATGAGCATAATAAAGCTTCACAAACAGAACCGTTGATTGAGACCTTGTTAGAGGGTCAATCTATTGCTTTAGTATCTGATGCCGGATTGCCTTTAATCAGTGATCCGGGATATGAGTTAGTCGTGCGTGCACGCGAAGCAGGTATTGAGGTAGTGCCGATTCCAGGACCGAATGCCGGGTTGACGGCGTTGATGGGAAGCGGATTGCCTTCATTTGTGTACACTTTTATCGGTTTCTTGCCTAGAAAAGCGAAAGAAAAGAAAGCAGTACTTGAACAAAGAATGTTTGAAGATTCAACTGTGATTATTTATGAAAGTCCGTTTCGTGTTGCGGATACGTTAAAAGTAATTGCGGAAATAGATGAAAATCGTCCTGTCGCAGTAGGGAGAGAACTTACTAAAAAATTCGAAGAGATACAAACAGCTCCGGTTTCTGAATTAATAGCTGCACTAGCAAATGGCGATATTTTGACTAAAGGTGAATTTGTGATTCTTATCGAAGGTGCAGAACAAAAAGAAGAAACTGAATGGTTCAGCGAATTAGATATTCACGAACATGTAGCGCACTATATTCGTCAGAATATGAAACCCAAAAAAGCAATTAAACAAACAGCTGAAGACCGTCAGATGAAAACAGGTGAAGTTTACGATATCTATCATGGAATAAAATAA